One part of the Brevundimonas subvibrioides ATCC 15264 genome encodes these proteins:
- a CDS encoding ATP-binding protein encodes MAKIGDFVDAVEAVSPETFGAVVFDRFQNEPNTLAIAVVDADGRPLGLLERNAFCLKMAAEFGRALYARRPVSSLMDPHPPLAEAGASAETFFDSVDAAELGSLLRGFIVVRDGRYLGVGAGIQILQAGSALYRQKAEDMSALARSLAAAEAQAQASSRAKSEFLAVMSHEIRTPLNGVLGVAGLLDRKLQQEELRPYVQTILDSGQTLLRLLTDALDMSRASAGILTLEPAPLHIDTLVKDLDALWRPRAEEKGLRLSVVSDTTGHDWVVGDGMRIKQLLNNLIGNALKFTAEGEVVATLTCRREDGAVRIDGTVDDSGPGIPAANAATIFEPFNTGQAGREGAGAGLGLAICRQIVERMGGSIGVSRSPRAGARFHFSLSLPSCGPEMRAAAHAMAEPTPHETLHVLVADDNATNRFVAARLLEMFGCTHELVEDGALALEAARARPFDLILMDIKMPVMDGVAATRAIRALPGPAGRVPILALTANADERDAADYSAAGMNGVAQKPIQPDALLNAIRLALGAVPVADTRAA; translated from the coding sequence ATGGCGAAGATCGGCGATTTTGTGGACGCGGTCGAAGCGGTCTCGCCCGAGACCTTCGGTGCCGTCGTGTTCGACAGGTTCCAGAACGAGCCCAACACCCTGGCCATCGCCGTGGTCGATGCGGACGGTCGACCGCTGGGTTTGCTGGAACGCAATGCCTTCTGCCTGAAGATGGCGGCCGAGTTCGGTCGGGCCCTCTATGCGCGACGCCCGGTCTCGTCGCTGATGGATCCGCATCCGCCCCTGGCCGAGGCCGGGGCGTCGGCGGAGACCTTCTTCGACAGCGTCGATGCCGCCGAGCTGGGCAGCCTTTTGCGCGGGTTCATCGTCGTCCGCGACGGTCGATATCTCGGGGTCGGGGCGGGCATCCAGATCCTGCAGGCCGGGTCGGCCCTCTATCGTCAGAAGGCCGAGGACATGAGCGCCCTCGCCCGCAGCCTGGCGGCGGCGGAGGCCCAGGCCCAGGCCTCCAGCCGGGCCAAGTCCGAATTCCTGGCCGTCATGAGCCACGAGATCCGCACCCCGCTGAACGGTGTGCTGGGCGTGGCCGGCCTGCTCGACCGGAAGCTGCAGCAGGAAGAGCTGCGGCCCTATGTGCAGACCATCCTGGATTCCGGCCAGACGCTGCTGAGGCTGCTGACCGACGCGCTCGATATGTCGCGCGCGTCGGCGGGCATCCTGACGCTCGAACCCGCCCCCCTGCATATCGACACCCTCGTCAAAGACCTCGACGCCCTGTGGCGACCGAGGGCCGAGGAAAAGGGCCTGCGCCTGAGCGTCGTCAGCGACACGACCGGCCATGACTGGGTGGTGGGCGACGGCATGCGGATCAAGCAGCTGTTGAACAACCTGATCGGCAACGCGCTGAAGTTCACCGCCGAAGGCGAGGTGGTGGCCACCCTGACCTGCCGCCGGGAAGACGGGGCGGTCCGGATCGATGGCACGGTCGACGATTCCGGACCCGGCATTCCCGCCGCCAACGCCGCCACCATCTTCGAGCCGTTCAATACCGGTCAGGCCGGGCGGGAGGGAGCCGGCGCGGGCCTGGGCCTGGCGATCTGCCGCCAGATCGTCGAACGGATGGGCGGGTCCATCGGGGTGTCCCGGTCGCCCCGGGCCGGCGCGCGGTTCCACTTCTCCCTGTCGCTGCCGTCCTGCGGACCCGAGATGCGGGCCGCCGCCCACGCCATGGCGGAGCCGACGCCGCACGAGACGCTGCATGTGCTGGTCGCCGACGACAACGCCACCAACCGCTTCGTCGCGGCCCGTCTGCTGGAGATGTTCGGCTGCACCCACGAACTGGTCGAGGATGGTGCCCTGGCCCTGGAAGCGGCCCGGGCGCGGCCCTTCGACCTGATCCTGATGGATATCAAGATGCCGGTCATGGACGGCGTGGCCGCGACCCGCGCCATCCGCGCCCTGCCCGGTCCGGCCGGTCGCGTCCCGATCCTGGCCCTGACCGCGAATGCGGACGAGCGCGATGCCGCAGACTACAGCGCGGCCGGCATGAACGGCGTGGCCCAGAAGCCGATCCAGCCCGACGCCCTGCTGAACGCGATCCGCCTGGCGCTGGGTGCGGTGCCGGTCGCGGACACCCGGGCGGCCTGA
- a CDS encoding alpha/beta hydrolase family protein, producing MLKSVVKACAVAIVGLLCLGDPGARAWSQVPAPAPLEAYGATPAIELLQVSPSGELIAGITVTGETRALAVTRIATGESLFLQDISVLKVRDLRWIGEGRILVVTSRTLDITSLGVSRSELFFGQVVDLETRNVVQVLDRTPDVLAVLYGPASVRNTSDGDALFVRGVNVVNNQINLHRIDLRTGRGRSVAYMESATQDYVLDAEGEVIAQSRYDERSGRWSLRLPQGRNYREVWAVDAPVDSPELHGMGRTARTIVVSADRPDLLPGDAEAGIAGTLFEVNVDSGEWSRLPFTHTPDSLVHHPRTRLLVGGASNGEDGVRYEFLDPPTSARWQSIERAFRDKAPGLVSWSDALTRVVVFTDTGEAGQYQLVDFESGTADILADAYPAIAPEQVGVVRPVQYVARDGLDIPGYLTLPPGVSEPSGLPLVVLAHGGPAARDVAGFDCWAQALASRGYAVLQSNFRGSTGYGRAFLEAGYGEWGRKMQTDLSDGVRWLADQGIIDPARVCIVGASYGGYAAMAGLTLDAGVYRCGVSVNGVSDLRRMVNREARQDGRSNTQTIRYWNRFMGAARLNDRALDDLSPAHLAAEVDSPLLLIHGKDDTVVPIEQSRVMADALRRAGRPVEFVELPGEDHWLSRSATRQQMLAETVRFLEANNPVRAAD from the coding sequence GTGTTGAAGTCAGTCGTGAAAGCGTGCGCCGTCGCGATCGTCGGCCTGCTTTGCCTGGGAGATCCCGGCGCGCGGGCCTGGAGCCAGGTCCCGGCGCCGGCTCCCCTTGAGGCCTATGGCGCGACGCCCGCGATCGAACTCCTGCAGGTTTCGCCCAGTGGCGAACTGATCGCCGGTATCACGGTGACCGGCGAAACGCGGGCCCTCGCGGTGACCCGCATCGCGACCGGTGAAAGCCTGTTCCTCCAGGACATCAGCGTCCTCAAGGTGCGTGACCTGCGCTGGATCGGCGAGGGGCGGATCCTGGTGGTCACCTCGCGCACGCTCGACATCACCTCGCTGGGCGTGTCCCGGTCAGAGCTGTTCTTCGGCCAGGTGGTCGACCTGGAGACACGGAATGTGGTCCAGGTGCTGGATCGCACGCCGGATGTGCTGGCGGTTCTCTACGGGCCCGCCTCGGTCCGCAACACGAGCGACGGCGACGCCCTGTTCGTGCGCGGCGTCAACGTCGTCAACAACCAGATCAACCTGCACCGTATCGATCTCAGGACCGGGCGCGGCCGTTCGGTGGCCTATATGGAAAGCGCGACCCAGGACTATGTGCTGGACGCCGAAGGCGAGGTCATCGCCCAGTCGCGGTATGACGAGCGATCAGGTCGCTGGTCGTTGCGCCTGCCGCAGGGTCGTAACTACCGCGAGGTCTGGGCGGTCGACGCGCCGGTGGACTCCCCCGAGCTCCACGGTATGGGCCGCACGGCCCGGACCATCGTCGTGAGCGCAGATCGGCCAGATCTTTTGCCCGGAGATGCGGAGGCGGGAATCGCCGGCACCCTGTTCGAGGTCAATGTGGACAGCGGCGAATGGAGCCGCCTGCCGTTCACCCACACCCCGGATTCCCTGGTGCATCATCCCCGCACCCGCCTGCTGGTCGGCGGCGCCAGCAACGGTGAGGACGGCGTCCGGTACGAATTCCTCGACCCCCCGACCTCGGCACGGTGGCAGTCCATCGAACGGGCGTTCAGGGACAAGGCCCCTGGCCTGGTGTCGTGGAGCGACGCCCTGACCCGGGTGGTCGTCTTCACCGACACGGGTGAGGCGGGCCAGTACCAGCTGGTCGATTTTGAAAGCGGTACCGCCGACATACTGGCGGACGCCTACCCCGCCATCGCGCCGGAACAGGTGGGTGTCGTGCGGCCCGTCCAGTACGTCGCCCGGGACGGGCTGGACATTCCCGGGTATCTGACCCTGCCGCCGGGGGTGTCCGAACCTTCCGGTCTGCCTCTGGTGGTCCTCGCGCACGGGGGTCCGGCGGCCAGGGACGTGGCGGGTTTCGACTGCTGGGCCCAGGCCCTGGCGTCGCGGGGCTATGCGGTGCTGCAGTCCAATTTCCGGGGATCGACGGGCTATGGCCGCGCCTTTCTGGAGGCGGGTTACGGCGAATGGGGCCGCAAGATGCAGACGGACCTGTCCGACGGCGTGCGCTGGCTCGCGGACCAGGGGATCATCGACCCCGCCCGTGTGTGCATCGTCGGCGCCAGCTACGGCGGCTACGCGGCCATGGCGGGACTGACCCTGGACGCCGGCGTCTATCGCTGCGGCGTCTCCGTCAACGGCGTGTCGGACCTGCGCCGCATGGTCAACCGGGAGGCGCGGCAGGACGGGCGCAGCAACACCCAGACGATCCGATACTGGAACCGGTTCATGGGGGCGGCGCGGCTCAACGACCGGGCGCTGGACGACCTGTCTCCGGCCCACCTTGCGGCCGAGGTCGACAGCCCCCTTCTGTTGATCCACGGCAAGGACGATACGGTGGTCCCGATCGAACAGAGCCGGGTGATGGCCGACGCCCTGCGTCGGGCGGGCAGGCCCGTCGAGTTCGTGGAGTTGCCGGGCGAGGATCACTGGCTGTCGCGGTCCGCGACGCGCCAGCAGATGCTGGCAGAGACGGTTCGCTTCCTCGAGGCGAACAATCCGGTTCGCGCGGCGGACTGA
- the infC gene encoding translation initiation factor IF-3 — translation MNQPPTKDGPPMNQDIRAPRVLLIDQNGEKQGVMPTSAALEAAEEAGMDLVQIVSTSEPPVAKILDYGKFRFQEQKKKAEARKRQKVVELKEIKLRPNIDIHDYEVKAKAMHRFFDEGDKVKVTLRFRGREMAHPELGMKLLNKVQADFDEIAKVEYAPRMEGRQMIMILAPK, via the coding sequence ATGAACCAGCCGCCCACCAAGGACGGCCCGCCGATGAACCAAGACATCCGCGCCCCGCGCGTTCTGCTGATCGATCAGAACGGCGAGAAGCAGGGGGTCATGCCGACCTCCGCCGCGCTGGAGGCCGCCGAGGAGGCGGGCATGGATCTGGTTCAGATCGTCTCGACGTCGGAGCCGCCCGTCGCCAAGATTCTCGACTACGGCAAGTTCCGCTTCCAGGAGCAGAAGAAGAAAGCCGAGGCCCGCAAGCGCCAGAAGGTCGTCGAGCTCAAGGAAATCAAGCTGCGTCCCAACATCGACATCCACGACTATGAGGTGAAGGCCAAGGCCATGCACCGCTTCTTCGACGAGGGTGACAAGGTCAAGGTGACGCTGCGCTTCCGCGGTCGTGAAATGGCCCACCCCGAACTGGGCATGAAGCTGCTGAACAAGGTCCAGGCCGACTTCGACGAGATCGCCAAGGTCGAATATGCGCCCCGCATGGAAGGCCGCCAGATGATCATGATCCTCGCGCCCAAATAA
- a CDS encoding glycosyltransferase family 9 protein gives MSKKVLFVTSNRIGDCVISSGILREIARQVPGAEITVACGRPPAPFFRSAPGVERVIVLDKKKAAGHWLDLWRQVVGTRWAMVIDIRGSALAYLVRADRQVVYNRRWETGLPKVEMVSRLMGADRPLEPELFIDDRARAEAAAVIDPQLATAPGPIIALAPIAHQPGKSWPADRWGELVERLKAEPRFAGWRFMPVGGPGDRPPATPALEAAGPRGIDCVGKGDILCSAAAIDRAALFVGNDSGLMHVAAAAGKPTLGLFGPTEWWLYGPRGPRTAIAASNPVRGEFAPIEALTTQRVFEAVIALHDRWIGAPDPV, from the coding sequence ATGAGCAAGAAGGTCCTGTTCGTCACCTCCAACCGCATCGGCGACTGCGTGATCTCGTCGGGGATCCTCCGCGAGATCGCGCGCCAGGTGCCGGGGGCCGAGATCACCGTCGCCTGCGGCCGCCCGCCCGCGCCCTTCTTCCGTTCGGCCCCGGGGGTCGAGCGGGTCATCGTGCTGGACAAGAAGAAGGCCGCCGGACACTGGCTGGACCTGTGGCGACAGGTCGTGGGCACCCGCTGGGCGATGGTGATCGACATCCGCGGCTCGGCGCTGGCCTATCTGGTCCGGGCGGATCGGCAGGTGGTCTACAACCGCCGCTGGGAGACCGGCCTGCCCAAGGTCGAGATGGTCTCGCGCCTGATGGGGGCCGACCGGCCGCTGGAGCCGGAACTGTTCATCGACGACCGGGCCCGGGCCGAGGCGGCCGCCGTGATCGACCCGCAGCTGGCCACCGCGCCGGGCCCGATCATCGCCCTGGCCCCCATCGCCCATCAGCCGGGCAAGAGCTGGCCCGCCGACCGCTGGGGCGAACTGGTCGAGAGGCTGAAGGCCGAGCCGCGCTTCGCCGGCTGGCGGTTCATGCCCGTGGGCGGCCCCGGCGACCGCCCCCCCGCGACCCCCGCGCTAGAGGCCGCCGGCCCACGCGGGATCGACTGCGTGGGCAAGGGCGACATCCTGTGCTCGGCCGCCGCCATCGACCGGGCCGCCCTGTTCGTCGGCAACGATTCCGGCCTGATGCATGTGGCGGCGGCGGCCGGCAAACCGACGCTCGGTCTGTTCGGGCCGACCGAATGGTGGCTGTACGGGCCGCGGGGTCCGCGCACCGCCATCGCCGCCTCCAACCCCGTGCGTGGCGAGTTCGCGCCGATCGAGGCCCTGACGACACAGCGTGTCTTCGAGGCCGTCATCGCGCTGCATGACCGCTGGATCGGCGCCCCCGACCCCGTCTAG
- a CDS encoding alpha/beta fold hydrolase yields the protein MIQSLTRPDGETLALKRVEGGGPTVLWIGGFRSDMEGTKALALDAAARERGWSFVRYDHFAHGASSGDWRQATIGRWREDAIGLIDALDGPVIPVGSSMGGWVALLAALARPERMAGLVLVNPAQDFTERLMWPSLPDHVRQTILRDGEATITEPGLGEYVLTQRMFEEARDWLLLDAPIAIPAPVHVLQGRADDTVPWAHAMRLAERLTGGDVRLDLIEGGDHRLSTPRDLERLIAAVEAMRGSSPV from the coding sequence ATGATCCAGTCCCTGACCCGCCCCGACGGCGAAACCCTGGCCCTGAAACGGGTCGAGGGCGGCGGCCCGACCGTCCTCTGGATCGGCGGCTTCCGGTCCGACATGGAGGGCACCAAGGCGCTGGCCCTGGACGCCGCCGCGCGCGAACGCGGCTGGTCCTTCGTCCGCTATGATCATTTCGCCCACGGAGCGTCTTCCGGCGACTGGCGTCAGGCCACGATCGGAAGGTGGCGCGAGGATGCGATCGGCCTGATCGACGCCCTGGACGGTCCGGTCATTCCGGTCGGCTCGTCGATGGGCGGCTGGGTCGCCCTGCTGGCGGCCCTGGCTCGTCCGGAGCGGATGGCGGGTCTGGTGCTGGTCAATCCGGCCCAGGACTTCACCGAGCGGCTGATGTGGCCGTCCCTGCCCGATCACGTCCGCCAGACCATCCTGCGCGATGGCGAGGCGACCATCACCGAGCCCGGCCTCGGCGAATACGTGCTGACGCAGCGGATGTTCGAGGAGGCGCGGGACTGGCTGCTGCTGGATGCGCCCATCGCCATCCCGGCCCCGGTCCATGTCCTGCAGGGTCGCGCCGACGACACCGTGCCGTGGGCCCATGCCATGAGGCTGGCGGAGCGGCTGACCGGGGGCGACGTGCGACTGGACCTGATCGAGGGCGGCGACCACCGTCTGTCGACGCCGAGGGACCTCGAGCGCCTGATCGCGGCCGTGGAGGCGATGCGCGGGTCGAGCCCGGTCTAG
- a CDS encoding NifU family protein: MFIQTEPTPNPNALKFLPGRDVAPGGSREFLSIDQATASPLAEALFQLEDVSGVFFGGDHISVTRAEHGRDWSEMKPEILSVIMDHFVSGQPLMREGADAVDHAEDDSEIVAEIKSLLDSRIRPAVAQDGGDILFDAFDEESGVLRLRMRGACAGCPSSAMTLKAGVEQMMRHYVPEVTSVEQVI; this comes from the coding sequence ATGTTCATCCAGACCGAGCCGACCCCGAACCCCAATGCGCTGAAGTTCCTGCCGGGCCGCGATGTGGCCCCGGGCGGATCGCGCGAGTTCCTGAGCATCGACCAGGCGACGGCCTCGCCCCTGGCCGAGGCCCTGTTCCAGCTGGAGGACGTCAGCGGCGTCTTCTTCGGCGGCGACCACATCTCCGTCACCCGCGCCGAGCACGGGCGTGACTGGAGCGAGATGAAACCCGAGATCCTGTCGGTGATCATGGACCATTTCGTCTCGGGCCAGCCCCTGATGCGCGAGGGGGCCGATGCGGTCGATCACGCGGAAGACGACTCCGAGATCGTGGCCGAGATCAAATCCCTGCTCGACAGCCGGATCCGCCCGGCGGTGGCCCAGGACGGCGGCGACATCCTGTTCGACGCCTTCGACGAGGAAAGCGGCGTTCTGCGTCTGCGGATGCGGGGGGCCTGCGCGGGCTGCCCGTCCTCGGCCATGACGCTGAAGGCCGGCGTGGAGCAGATGATGCGCCACTACGTCCCCGAAGTGACCAGCGTCGAGCAGGTGATCTAG
- a CDS encoding universal stress protein produces the protein MPRKFLVVVDDSPEFEAALRYAARRAKSTGGRVALLRIIPGGSDEQWAGVREQIQREQRAEAEALLTRLGDEAQTRSGAAPIFLIEEGEPQAAIRKVCGEDPEIKILVLASGSGARGPGPLVSAVLKQGAAFGGRKLPVTIVPGELTDAEIEDLA, from the coding sequence ATGCCCCGGAAGTTCCTGGTCGTCGTCGACGACAGCCCCGAGTTCGAGGCGGCCCTGCGCTACGCCGCCCGGCGGGCGAAATCGACCGGCGGCCGGGTCGCCCTGCTGCGGATCATTCCCGGCGGCTCGGACGAGCAGTGGGCGGGGGTGCGCGAGCAGATCCAGCGCGAGCAGCGGGCCGAGGCCGAGGCCCTGCTGACGCGTCTGGGCGACGAGGCGCAGACCCGGTCCGGGGCCGCGCCGATCTTCCTGATCGAGGAGGGCGAACCCCAGGCCGCGATCCGCAAGGTCTGCGGCGAGGACCCGGAGATCAAGATCCTGGTGCTGGCGTCGGGGTCCGGCGCGCGGGGGCCGGGGCCCCTGGTGTCCGCCGTGCTGAAACAGGGCGCGGCGTTCGGCGGGCGCAAGCTGCCGGTGACGATCGTGCCGGGCGAACTGACCGACGCCGAGATCGAGGACCTGGCGTAA